From Aliamphritea hakodatensis:
CCTGTTCTTCGGTCAGGCCGGCATCTTTGATGGCCTGGTCCATAGAAAGGTAGGCATATGCAGCAGCATCACCCATGAAGCGAACCAGTTTGCGGTCGATCAGGTCGCTATAATCCAGATCAATGCTACCGGCGACATGGCTGCGGAAGCCCATCTCCTTATATTCTTCCTGGAACTTGATACCTGAACGGCCCTGTTGCAGTGAATCTAAGACGGTTTCTTTATCTGTTCCCAGACAAGAAACGATACCCATTCCGGTAACTACGACGCGTCTCATAGGATGCCTCTCTGTATTACTCGTAAATTGTGTTTAGCCTGCCTTCAGTTAAAAAGCAGGCTGTGAAGAGTTGCTGGTGATCCGCAATCAGAAATTGTCGGTAGACGTGAACAGGCCTACACGCAGGTCGGTGGCGCTGTAGATGTCGCGCCCGTCAACTGAAACGGTTCCGTCAGCAATGCCCATAACCAGTTTACGTTCGATGACGCGTTTCAGGTCGATGGTGTAAGTAACTTTTTTAGCTGTCGGCAGGATCTGGCCGGTGAATTTTACTTCGCCGGATCCCAGTGCGCGACCGCGACCCAGGTTGCCGCGCCAGCCCAGGTAGAAGCCTACCAGCTGCCACATTGCATCCAGGCCTAAGCAGCCTGGCATAACAGGGTCGGTAGGGAAGTGACACTGGAAGAACCACAGGTCCGGGTGGATGTCGAGTTCAGCAATGATCTGGCCTTTGCCGTATTTGCCGCCTTCGGAGCTGATATTGATGATGCGGTCCATCATCAGCATGTTGTCAATCGGGAGTCGGGCATTGCCTGGGCCGAACATCTCACCGTGACCACATGACAGCAGTTCGTCACGGTTAAAAGAAGAAGGTTTAGTCATTTGAACTGTAGATCCGTAAATTGAAGCTAAAATATCGGCTGATTATACCGGCTAAACTCGCCAGTATCACGGGTTGAATTGCTAAAATCCGTATTATTGCTGTTGTGCAGCATAAATGAGAATTATT
This genomic window contains:
- the fabA gene encoding 3-hydroxyacyl-[acyl-carrier-protein] dehydratase FabA — translated: MTKPSSFNRDELLSCGHGEMFGPGNARLPIDNMLMMDRIINISSEGGKYGKGQIIAELDIHPDLWFFQCHFPTDPVMPGCLGLDAMWQLVGFYLGWRGNLGRGRALGSGEVKFTGQILPTAKKVTYTIDLKRVIERKLVMGIADGTVSVDGRDIYSATDLRVGLFTSTDNF